Proteins encoded together in one bacterium window:
- a CDS encoding OmpH family outer membrane protein yields MGLRGALLILGAVVLASGCGSTIGVVDSQRVLNESVKALQYQRQLDDREKQMAAELDALAPQVSRAELSARRARLLTELGQMRRDLEGQLNLEIYQVAGRIARQDGLRVVIVKGPALHGGRDITQQVIDQLK; encoded by the coding sequence ATGGGCCTTCGGGGGGCGCTGCTCATCCTCGGCGCCGTGGTGCTCGCGAGCGGATGCGGGAGCACGATCGGCGTCGTGGACAGCCAGCGCGTGTTGAACGAAAGCGTCAAGGCGCTGCAGTACCAGCGGCAGCTGGACGATCGGGAGAAGCAGATGGCCGCCGAGCTCGACGCGCTCGCGCCGCAGGTCAGCCGGGCGGAGCTGTCGGCCCGCCGCGCCCGCCTGCTCACCGAACTCGGCCAGATGCGGCGGGATCTCGAGGGCCAGCTCAATCTCGAGATCTATCAGGTGGCCGGGCGGATCGCGCGGCAGGACGGCCTGCGCGTCGTGATCGTCAAAGGCCCGGCCCTGCACGGCGGACGGGACATCACGCAGCAGGTCATCGATCAGCTCAAGTAG
- the lpxD gene encoding UDP-3-O-(3-hydroxymyristoyl)glucosamine N-acyltransferase has translation MRLADLARHVGGSLSGDPDVEVARVAPPSEPGGDAVVVVADPALLPAVVGRAAAVIVRDDAPATDGPAIRVRDLRLALARALAALTPPMGPPPGVHATCVLGERVRLGAGVFLGPFVVVGPDTVLGDRVQVHAHSVIEDGVRIGSDSVLHVRATVRHGCMLGARVVIQSGTVIGSDGFGYAQDAARRHVPIPQVGSVELGDDVEIGANSAVDRATLGVTRIGRGTKLDNYVHIGHNVEIGEDVAMAAGCFIAGSVRIGHRVLIGGMSGVADHLTIGDDAVVLGDSAVTRDVPPRTIVAGRPARPRMQHHRVGAAAQRLPAALRELADLRRRIDRLEGR, from the coding sequence ATGCGCCTCGCGGATCTTGCCCGGCATGTCGGCGGCTCTCTGAGCGGCGACCCCGACGTCGAGGTGGCGCGCGTCGCCCCACCGTCGGAGCCGGGCGGGGACGCGGTGGTGGTCGTGGCGGACCCGGCGCTCCTCCCCGCCGTCGTCGGCCGTGCCGCCGCCGTCATCGTCCGCGACGACGCGCCCGCAACGGACGGGCCGGCCATCCGGGTGCGCGATCTCCGCCTGGCCCTCGCGCGCGCGCTCGCGGCGCTCACGCCGCCGATGGGGCCGCCCCCGGGCGTGCACGCGACGTGCGTGCTCGGCGAGCGGGTCCGGCTCGGCGCCGGCGTCTTCCTCGGGCCGTTCGTCGTCGTCGGGCCCGACACCGTCCTCGGCGACCGTGTCCAGGTCCACGCGCACTCGGTCATCGAGGACGGCGTGCGCATCGGCTCGGACTCCGTCCTGCACGTCCGCGCGACGGTCCGGCACGGCTGCATGCTCGGCGCCCGGGTGGTGATCCAGTCGGGCACCGTGATCGGCAGCGACGGGTTCGGGTACGCGCAGGATGCCGCGCGGCGCCACGTGCCGATTCCGCAGGTCGGCTCGGTCGAGCTCGGGGACGACGTCGAGATCGGCGCCAATTCCGCGGTGGACCGCGCGACGCTCGGGGTCACGCGCATCGGGCGCGGCACGAAGCTCGACAACTACGTGCACATCGGACACAACGTGGAGATCGGCGAGGACGTCGCGATGGCGGCCGGCTGCTTCATCGCGGGCAGCGTGCGGATCGGCCATCGGGTGCTCATCGGGGGCATGAGTGGCGTCGCGGACCACCTCACGATCGGGGACGACGCCGTGGTGCTGGGCGATTCGGCCGTGACGCGCGACGTCCCGCCGCGCACGATCGTCGCCGGGCGTCCCGCGCGTCCGAGGATGCAGCATCACCGCGTGGGGGCGGCGGCGCAGCGGCTGCCCGCCGCGCTGCGGGAACTGGCCGATCTCCGGCGGCGGATCGACCGGCTGGAAGGACGGTAG
- the lpxC gene encoding UDP-3-O-acyl-N-acetylglucosamine deacetylase produces MGEVQHTIASPVRLHGVGLHTGVSVGMVLRPGEAGGGILFRRTDRGGDAIPAVVDRVTGTTACVAVGGDGGVRTVEHLLSAARGVGVDNLVVDVDGPEVPGMDGSALPFVRALREAGLRPQQAPRRTIRPRAPVWAGDGNAWVVALPAPSLSLACVVTLRAPAAGDQAATFDALGDDYEETIAPARTWGYERDAAALRAGGLALGASLENTLAIGGTGFLNAPRFGNEPARHKVLDLLGDLCLLGADLAAAVIAVRAGHRLHVALVRALRAEEG; encoded by the coding sequence GTGGGCGAGGTGCAGCACACGATCGCGTCGCCCGTGCGCCTGCACGGCGTCGGCCTGCATACCGGCGTGTCCGTCGGGATGGTCTTGCGTCCCGGCGAGGCCGGCGGCGGGATCCTGTTCCGGCGGACCGACCGCGGCGGGGACGCGATTCCGGCCGTCGTGGATCGGGTTACGGGAACGACCGCGTGCGTGGCCGTCGGCGGCGACGGCGGCGTCCGGACCGTCGAGCACCTGCTGTCCGCCGCCCGCGGGGTGGGCGTCGACAACCTCGTCGTGGACGTCGACGGCCCCGAGGTCCCCGGCATGGACGGCAGCGCGCTGCCGTTCGTCCGCGCGCTGAGGGAGGCGGGACTGCGCCCGCAGCAGGCGCCCCGTCGCACGATCCGGCCGCGGGCGCCGGTCTGGGCCGGCGACGGGAACGCGTGGGTCGTCGCGCTGCCCGCGCCGAGTCTCTCGCTCGCTTGCGTCGTGACCCTTCGGGCGCCGGCGGCGGGCGATCAGGCGGCCACGTTCGATGCCCTGGGCGACGATTACGAGGAGACCATCGCGCCGGCGCGAACGTGGGGATACGAACGCGACGCGGCGGCCCTGCGCGCGGGCGGGCTCGCGCTCGGCGCCTCGCTCGAGAACACGCTGGCGATCGGGGGGACCGGGTTTCTCAACGCGCCCCGGTTTGGGAACGAGCCGGCGCGGCACAAGGTGCTCGACCTGCTGGGCGACCTCTGCCTGCTGGGCGCGGATCTTGCGGCCGCGGTAATCGCGGTGCGCGCGGGGCACCGGCTGCACGTCGCCTTGGTGCGGGCGCTCCGCGCCGAGGAGGGATGA
- the fabZ gene encoding 3-hydroxyacyl-ACP dehydratase FabZ, with product MRVGDERPRRGAMDVEAIMARIPHRYPLLLVDRILEIEFGRRIVGLKNVSANEPFFQGHFPGHPIMPGVLVAESMAQVGGVLASFLPGSEGYIAYFAAIERCRFRRPVRPGDQLITEVVVLRARARIGQMQATARVDGVVVAEGVFTYSMAPLDRSAGAAGSLRPLSEEAPRAGR from the coding sequence ATGAGGGTGGGGGATGAGCGGCCCCGTCGGGGTGCGATGGACGTCGAGGCCATCATGGCGCGGATTCCCCACCGCTATCCGTTGCTGCTCGTGGACCGGATTCTCGAGATCGAGTTCGGCCGGCGCATCGTGGGCCTCAAGAACGTCTCGGCCAACGAGCCGTTCTTTCAGGGCCATTTCCCCGGTCATCCGATCATGCCCGGCGTGCTGGTCGCCGAATCGATGGCGCAGGTGGGGGGCGTCCTGGCGTCGTTCCTGCCCGGGAGCGAAGGCTACATCGCCTACTTCGCCGCGATCGAGCGCTGCCGCTTCCGCCGGCCCGTGCGTCCCGGAGACCAGTTGATTACCGAAGTCGTCGTCTTGCGCGCCCGGGCGCGAATCGGCCAGATGCAGGCCACGGCCCGCGTGGACGGGGTGGTCGTCGCCGAAGGGGTGTTCACGTATTCGATGGCTCCGCTCGACCGCAGCGCCGGCGCCGCCGGCTCGCTTCGGCCCCTCAGCGAGGAGGCGCCGCGTGCCGGACGCTGA
- the lpxA gene encoding acyl-ACP--UDP-N-acetylglucosamine O-acyltransferase, whose translation MPDAEPARRAGPREVEAPPAVHPTAIIAPGAALGRGVRVGPYTVIAEHVTIGPGTWIGPHVVVEEWTSLGRDCRVFSGAVLGGPPQDRHFLGERSYLRIGDRVIVREYVSISRATGEGAASTVGDDTQILAYSHAGHNCRIGRGVIITNACQLAGHVVVEDFANIGGMAGVIQFAHIGTLAMVGGFTRIDKDVPPYMLVNGNPYRTVAVNRIGLERAGVSEAAQAELRRAHRLLVRSGLDLSRAIEKIEVECAALPEIRRLVEFLRASRERGTGIRR comes from the coding sequence GTGCCGGACGCTGAGCCGGCGCGCCGCGCCGGGCCGCGGGAGGTCGAGGCGCCCCCGGCCGTCCACCCGACGGCGATCATCGCGCCGGGGGCCGCGCTCGGCCGGGGCGTGCGGGTCGGTCCCTACACCGTGATCGCCGAGCACGTGACGATCGGGCCGGGCACGTGGATCGGGCCGCACGTGGTGGTGGAAGAGTGGACCAGCCTCGGCCGGGACTGTCGCGTCTTCTCCGGCGCCGTCCTCGGCGGACCCCCGCAGGACCGTCACTTCCTGGGCGAACGGAGTTATCTTCGGATCGGCGACCGGGTGATCGTGCGCGAGTATGTCTCGATCAGCCGGGCGACGGGGGAAGGCGCGGCCAGCACGGTCGGCGACGATACCCAGATCCTGGCGTACAGCCACGCAGGACACAATTGCCGCATCGGCCGCGGCGTGATCATCACGAACGCCTGCCAGCTCGCCGGTCACGTGGTCGTGGAAGACTTCGCGAACATCGGCGGCATGGCGGGCGTCATTCAATTCGCCCACATCGGCACGCTTGCGATGGTGGGCGGCTTTACGCGCATCGACAAGGACGTGCCGCCGTACATGCTGGTCAACGGCAACCCCTACCGCACCGTGGCGGTCAACCGGATCGGCCTCGAGCGGGCCGGCGTCTCGGAGGCGGCCCAGGCGGAACTGCGCCGGGCGCACCGCCTGCTCGTGCGGTCGGGACTCGACCTGTCCCGCGCGATCGAGAAGATCGAGGTCGAGTGCGCGGCGCTCCCCGAGATCCGCCGCCTCGTCGAGTTCCTCCGGGCGAGCCGGGAACGCGGCACGGGCATCCGGCGGTGA
- the lpxI gene encoding UDP-2,3-diacylglucosamine diphosphatase LpxI (LpxI, functionally equivalent to LpxH, replaces it in LPS biosynthesis in a minority of bacteria.) yields MTGGPIGMIAGRGVLPVEIAEGAHREGRRVVCVNVFDADPRLRTIADDYETVGLGRLGAMVATLRAHGVREVVLAGKVDKLAAAGSVSLDELGMLVASRLTDFGDASILAALVRALEDAGFVVAPQARYTPHLVAAPGVLGRRAPSSAEEADIAFGMRIAAAVAALDIGQAVAVRRGMVIAVEAAEGTDAMIARAGRHTPGAVVVKVGRPRQDPRYDLPAVGPHTAAALAAARGAVLAVEAQRTLLLERDRLIAQADDAGIALVAVPPARG; encoded by the coding sequence GTGACGGGCGGCCCCATCGGCATGATCGCGGGCCGCGGCGTGCTGCCGGTGGAAATCGCCGAGGGCGCGCATCGCGAGGGCCGCCGCGTCGTCTGCGTCAACGTGTTTGACGCCGATCCGCGCCTTCGCACCATCGCGGACGACTACGAGACCGTCGGGCTCGGGCGGCTCGGCGCGATGGTGGCGACGTTGCGGGCGCACGGCGTCCGCGAAGTCGTGCTGGCCGGCAAGGTCGACAAGCTCGCCGCGGCCGGGAGCGTGTCGCTCGACGAGCTCGGCATGCTGGTGGCCAGCCGGCTCACCGATTTCGGCGACGCGAGCATTCTCGCCGCGCTGGTGCGGGCCCTCGAAGACGCGGGGTTCGTCGTCGCCCCGCAGGCGCGCTACACACCGCACCTGGTCGCCGCCCCGGGCGTGCTCGGCCGGCGCGCGCCGTCCTCGGCGGAGGAGGCCGACATCGCGTTCGGGATGCGGATCGCCGCCGCGGTGGCGGCGCTCGACATCGGGCAGGCCGTCGCGGTGCGGCGCGGGATGGTCATCGCCGTCGAGGCCGCGGAGGGCACCGACGCGATGATCGCCCGCGCGGGCCGGCACACGCCGGGCGCGGTCGTGGTCAAAGTGGGACGGCCGCGCCAGGATCCCCGCTACGATCTGCCCGCCGTGGGGCCGCACACCGCCGCGGCGCTCGCCGCCGCGCGCGGCGCCGTGCTCGCGGTGGAGGCGCAGCGCACGCTGCTGCTCGAGCGCGACCGGCTGATCGCCCAGGCCGACGACGCCGGGATCGCGCTCGTGGCCGTGCCCCCCGCGCGGGGCTGA
- the lpxB gene encoding lipid-A-disaccharide synthase — protein MAAGDRRRRIFVVAGEVSGDHQAARLIEALRGERPGLEIVGAGGGRMAAAGARVLLDTTAWGVIGYAEAYVRLPVFALRYARLVRLIERERPDLLLLVDFPGMNRELAARFGHKVRVVYYVPPQTYGRRTRSAARMAEAAVRLLAILPFEADAYRRAGADVVYVGHPAVDEAPPAHADRGSPDGDAGPAPRLARGPAPVVALLPGSRLQEVRALLPPMLDAARRLAASRAARFVLPLASPHLESVVTGRIAASGVPVRVADGRAVETMAPAAVAVVASGTAAVEAACAGVPTVVVYRVSALTAWIARRFVVTAELERTGFSIPSIVLGRPAVPELLQDAVTGPRIAQEVERLLDPANAARARADLAEVRRRLGPPGAVARAAREVLAALDSRATATIG, from the coding sequence GTGGCCGCGGGGGACCGCCGCCGGCGCATCTTTGTCGTCGCCGGCGAAGTGTCGGGCGACCATCAGGCCGCGCGGCTCATCGAGGCGTTGCGGGGGGAGCGGCCGGGGCTGGAGATCGTGGGCGCCGGCGGCGGCCGGATGGCGGCCGCCGGCGCCCGAGTTCTCCTGGACACGACGGCCTGGGGAGTCATCGGCTATGCCGAGGCATACGTCCGTCTCCCCGTCTTTGCCCTGCGCTACGCGCGTCTCGTCCGGCTCATCGAGCGCGAGCGCCCCGATCTGCTGCTGCTCGTCGATTTTCCCGGCATGAACCGCGAGCTCGCCGCGCGGTTCGGGCACAAGGTACGGGTCGTGTACTATGTCCCGCCGCAGACCTACGGCCGCCGCACCCGCTCGGCGGCGCGCATGGCGGAGGCGGCCGTTCGTCTCCTCGCCATTCTGCCGTTCGAGGCCGACGCGTACCGGCGCGCCGGGGCGGACGTCGTCTACGTCGGGCACCCCGCGGTTGACGAGGCGCCGCCCGCTCACGCGGACCGAGGCTCGCCGGACGGCGACGCCGGCCCTGCCCCGCGCCTTGCGCGGGGGCCGGCGCCGGTGGTCGCCCTCCTGCCCGGCAGCCGCCTTCAGGAAGTTCGCGCCTTGCTGCCGCCGATGCTCGACGCCGCGCGCCGCCTCGCCGCGTCCCGGGCCGCGCGCTTCGTCCTCCCGCTCGCGTCCCCGCATCTCGAATCGGTGGTGACCGGCCGCATCGCGGCCTCCGGCGTGCCGGTGCGCGTTGCGGACGGACGCGCCGTCGAGACGATGGCGCCGGCCGCCGTTGCGGTGGTCGCCTCGGGTACGGCCGCGGTCGAGGCCGCCTGCGCCGGCGTCCCCACCGTCGTCGTCTACCGGGTGTCCGCGCTCACCGCCTGGATCGCGCGGCGGTTCGTCGTCACCGCCGAGCTCGAGCGCACGGGGTTCTCGATCCCGAGCATCGTGCTCGGCCGGCCGGCGGTGCCCGAACTCTTACAGGACGCGGTCACCGGGCCCCGGATCGCGCAGGAGGTGGAGCGGCTGCTCGATCCCGCGAACGCGGCGCGGGCGCGGGCCGATCTCGCCGAAGTGCGCCGCCGCCTCGGCCCCCCCGGCGCGGTCGCGCGCGCCGCGCGCGAGGTGCTGGCCGCGCTGGACAGTCGGGCGACGGCCACGATAGGATAA
- the lptC gene encoding LPS export ABC transporter periplasmic protein LptC, translated as MSNVWLGNLRRLALWAVPAVLVLALVWSAVPRGRGDDTGPPKLPAVPSAAAPAGGGVGAPSPGGDGPAPPQAGTPARSTTGVTSGEIKLGNLVGTDGQGHMRWQILADDMVLGQSQRTVALSQVRATFFNADGTHMRVTGAHGAYDTRTREITVTGEVHGVTSSGRELFADTVYYSPTVRQVEGRGHVRVVQERVIMYADSMVSDLALGQTRFFGNVHMTLR; from the coding sequence ATGAGCAACGTCTGGCTCGGCAATCTCCGGCGCCTCGCGCTGTGGGCGGTCCCGGCCGTACTCGTCCTGGCCCTCGTGTGGAGCGCCGTGCCCCGCGGCCGCGGCGACGACACCGGCCCGCCCAAACTGCCCGCCGTCCCTTCCGCCGCGGCGCCCGCGGGGGGCGGAGTTGGCGCACCGTCGCCGGGCGGGGATGGACCGGCGCCGCCCCAGGCCGGGACGCCGGCCCGCTCGACGACCGGGGTCACGTCCGGCGAGATCAAGCTCGGGAACCTCGTGGGCACAGACGGTCAGGGCCACATGCGCTGGCAGATTCTCGCCGACGACATGGTGCTCGGCCAATCCCAGCGGACGGTCGCCCTCTCGCAGGTGCGCGCGACCTTCTTCAACGCCGATGGGACGCACATGCGCGTCACGGGTGCGCACGGCGCGTACGATACGCGAACGCGCGAGATCACGGTCACCGGCGAGGTGCACGGGGTGACGAGCAGCGGCCGCGAACTGTTCGCGGATACCGTGTATTATTCGCCGACGGTCCGCCAGGTCGAGGGCCGCGGGCACGTCCGCGTCGTTCAGGAGCGCGTCATCATGTACGCGGACAGCATGGTCTCGGACCTCGCGCTCGGCCAGACGCGGTTTTTCGGCAACGTCCACATGACCCTGCGGTGA
- a CDS encoding LptA/OstA family protein, giving the protein MTIPVARARRVTLAWPVAILVAVAVVPLFGRPVAASAQPPSPLPVDVAGADTIEYDAATGEYTFIGTRVVVTRGDERLEAPEIRYNGARREAVLPRHGTIAGPTMGLEADALTADLGSRHILADGHVHGRFLDKGVWATVTAAHLVADDRPDLRRVDAAGDAVVVRGDEELRGGRIVYDRTAQHGSADGRAVAVHGGDRLEADHIEGELAARNGEATGHVALDRPATHMHATADRATYSGAADTVVLLGHAVVTRNRDRMEAERITVRLRDNTAVADGHPKIVAYPATSSP; this is encoded by the coding sequence ATGACAATTCCTGTCGCCCGCGCCCGCCGCGTGACCCTCGCGTGGCCGGTGGCGATCCTGGTTGCCGTCGCCGTGGTGCCGCTCTTCGGGCGGCCGGTCGCCGCCTCGGCGCAACCTCCCAGTCCGCTGCCCGTCGACGTCGCGGGCGCCGATACGATCGAGTACGACGCGGCGACCGGCGAGTACACGTTCATCGGCACGCGGGTCGTCGTGACGCGCGGCGACGAGCGGCTCGAAGCCCCCGAGATCCGCTACAACGGTGCCCGGCGCGAGGCCGTGCTGCCGCGCCACGGCACCATCGCGGGGCCCACGATGGGCCTCGAGGCCGATGCGCTGACGGCCGACTTGGGCAGCCGTCACATCCTCGCCGACGGCCACGTGCACGGGCGGTTCCTCGACAAGGGCGTCTGGGCGACCGTCACGGCCGCGCACCTCGTCGCGGACGACCGCCCGGACCTCCGGCGGGTCGACGCGGCGGGCGACGCCGTCGTCGTGCGGGGCGACGAGGAGCTGCGCGGCGGCCGGATCGTCTACGATCGCACGGCCCAGCACGGATCGGCGGACGGGCGCGCGGTCGCCGTCCACGGCGGCGACCGGCTCGAAGCCGATCACATCGAAGGCGAGCTCGCGGCCCGGAACGGCGAGGCGACGGGCCACGTGGCGCTCGACCGCCCGGCCACGCACATGCACGCCACCGCCGACCGCGCCACCTACTCCGGCGCCGCGGACACGGTCGTGCTGCTGGGCCACGCGGTCGTCACACGGAACCGGGACCGCATGGAGGCCGAGCGCATCACCGTGCGCCTGCGCGACAACACGGCGGTGGCCGACGGGCATCCCAAGATTGTCGCGTATCCCGCCACGTCCTCGCCGTGA
- the lptB gene encoding LPS export ABC transporter ATP-binding protein — MPFPQEGTLRADDLVKRYNGRNVVDHVSLSARGGEIVGLLGPNGAGKTTTFYMIVGLVRPDAGRVWIGGVPVTEEPVDARIRAGVGYLAQDPSVFRRLTVAENVLLVLEQREPSRVVRERRAGELLDEFHLTDLARQPAWTLSGGERRRVEIARALALDPSFLLLDEPFTGIDPISIQDLQRIVRYLRDRGLGVIITDHNVRETLQITDRAAIIHAGRLVASGTPERILESPEARQVYLGEAFRL; from the coding sequence GTGCCTTTCCCGCAGGAGGGGACCCTGCGCGCGGACGATCTCGTCAAGCGCTATAACGGCCGCAACGTCGTGGATCACGTCTCGCTGTCGGCGCGCGGCGGCGAGATCGTGGGGCTGCTCGGCCCCAACGGGGCCGGCAAGACGACGACGTTCTACATGATCGTCGGCCTGGTGCGTCCGGACGCCGGGCGGGTGTGGATCGGCGGCGTTCCGGTGACCGAGGAACCGGTCGACGCGCGCATCCGCGCCGGCGTCGGCTATCTCGCCCAGGACCCGTCGGTCTTCCGGCGCCTGACGGTGGCGGAAAACGTGCTGCTGGTTCTCGAGCAGCGGGAGCCCTCCCGGGTAGTGCGGGAGCGGCGGGCCGGCGAGTTGCTCGACGAGTTTCATCTCACGGACCTGGCGCGGCAGCCCGCCTGGACGCTGTCGGGCGGCGAGCGCCGCCGCGTCGAGATCGCGCGGGCGCTCGCGCTCGATCCCTCGTTTCTCCTGCTCGACGAGCCGTTCACCGGCATCGACCCCATTTCGATTCAGGATCTGCAGCGCATCGTCCGCTACCTCCGGGACCGTGGGCTCGGGGTCATCATCACCGACCACAACGTCCGCGAGACCCTCCAGATCACCGATCGCGCGGCGATCATTCACGCCGGGCGTCTCGTCGCGAGCGGCACGCCCGAGCGGATCCTCGAAAGCCCCGAAGCGCGCCAGGTCTACCTCGGCGAGGCCTTCCGGTTGTGA
- a CDS encoding LptF/LptG family permease, translated as MTLLDRLLVIEVGSSFGYALGLFSVLLVMNHLFYLARLIIGQGIAIRVALVLMAYKIPYFIAFSAPMGVLLATVWGMGRLADHNELAALRVSGVSLRRIAVPIVAAGVVVAAGVLVFNEGVVSLSEDQYRAVMGDVMAHGPELHPIENVFFQAPIPQGNALYSAHRYDPRSRTLETVTVVYLTPRQPLEVIDADRAIYQQGTQWTFRTGHVYVLSAGQMVSTTFDTLQVTVPRAPQDFVLPPKQPSDMSLRELAREIARYRRSGTSVRPFVGELNTKVATAVSCVAFALLAVPLSLRPHRSGPSMGFGMSIGILVGYYLVAIPAQLAADGHALSPILAAWLPDLLVGAAGAILLARAAH; from the coding sequence GTGACGCTGCTGGACCGGCTCCTGGTGATCGAAGTCGGCTCGTCGTTCGGGTATGCGCTCGGCCTCTTCTCGGTTCTGCTCGTCATGAACCATCTGTTCTACCTGGCGCGTCTCATCATCGGCCAGGGGATCGCGATCCGCGTCGCGCTGGTGCTCATGGCCTATAAGATTCCGTACTTCATCGCCTTCAGCGCCCCGATGGGGGTGTTGCTGGCGACGGTGTGGGGGATGGGGCGCCTCGCGGACCACAACGAGCTCGCCGCGCTGCGGGTGTCCGGCGTGAGCCTCCGCCGGATCGCCGTGCCGATCGTCGCGGCGGGCGTCGTCGTCGCCGCCGGCGTGCTCGTCTTCAACGAAGGCGTGGTGAGCCTCAGCGAGGATCAGTACCGCGCGGTGATGGGCGACGTCATGGCGCACGGGCCGGAGCTGCACCCGATCGAGAACGTGTTCTTCCAGGCGCCGATCCCGCAGGGGAACGCCCTGTACAGCGCGCACCGGTACGATCCGCGGTCCCGCACCCTCGAGACCGTCACGGTGGTGTACCTGACGCCGCGGCAGCCGTTGGAAGTGATTGACGCGGACCGGGCGATCTATCAGCAGGGGACGCAGTGGACATTTCGCACCGGCCACGTCTACGTGCTGTCGGCGGGCCAGATGGTGTCCACGACGTTCGACACGCTGCAGGTGACCGTGCCGCGCGCCCCGCAGGATTTCGTGCTGCCGCCGAAACAACCGTCGGACATGAGCCTGCGGGAGCTCGCGCGGGAGATCGCCCGATACCGCCGCAGCGGCACAAGCGTCCGCCCATTCGTCGGGGAGCTCAACACCAAGGTCGCGACCGCGGTGAGCTGCGTGGCCTTTGCCCTGCTGGCGGTCCCGCTCAGTCTCAGACCCCACCGGTCCGGTCCGAGCATGGGCTTCGGGATGAGCATCGGGATTCTCGTCGGATACTACCTGGTCGCGATTCCGGCCCAGCTGGCCGCGGACGGACACGCGCTGTCGCCCATCCTCGCCGCGTGGCTGCCGGACCTGCTGGTCGGCGCCGCCGGCGCCATCCTCCTCGCGCGGGCGGCCCATTGA